A stretch of Amycolatopsis balhimycina FH 1894 DNA encodes these proteins:
- a CDS encoding sialidase family protein encodes MIMRAALLVSVLALLAAFASPATAETAVPPGFQPASTSWTGPDTGYVLGYSPCAKSWCPALLGTTDAGRHWRRLGAPPMSLPDNHNHVALRAFGDRVAYVSDGVHVRTTRDGGATWQPVTLAGAREPYYLSKIAETGGRVFAVLTTYGEGRGSTRLYSGTAGSPALVPVPGFAVTGGLTYGDLAVGGGLQVALGADYGTEKYWTSRDGVRFTPTDPPCPGGTVASLAGVRERQVVALCSSSPGSPQPGSTERELRHAPRLGGVFGGSDAAPFAGINQGFDAASPASATVAAVGGGVGFLHHTADGGRTWTTTELPERGFALTDLGFPGAGTGVVVDGQPDAYGGSAVYRTTNGGRSWQELRFG; translated from the coding sequence GTGATCATGAGAGCAGCGCTGCTGGTGTCCGTCCTCGCCCTCCTCGCCGCGTTCGCGTCGCCCGCGACGGCGGAAACCGCGGTCCCGCCGGGCTTCCAGCCCGCGTCGACGAGCTGGACCGGCCCGGACACCGGTTACGTCCTGGGCTACTCGCCGTGTGCGAAGTCGTGGTGCCCGGCGCTGCTGGGCACCACCGACGCCGGACGGCACTGGCGGCGGCTGGGCGCGCCGCCGATGTCGCTGCCGGACAACCACAACCACGTCGCGCTGAGGGCCTTCGGCGACCGCGTCGCGTACGTCAGTGACGGCGTCCACGTGCGCACGACCCGCGACGGCGGCGCGACCTGGCAGCCGGTCACCCTGGCCGGGGCGCGGGAGCCGTACTACCTCTCGAAGATCGCCGAAACCGGCGGCCGCGTCTTCGCCGTGCTGACCACCTACGGCGAGGGCCGCGGCTCGACCCGGCTGTACTCGGGGACCGCCGGCTCGCCGGCGCTGGTCCCGGTGCCCGGGTTCGCGGTCACCGGCGGCCTCACCTACGGCGACCTGGCTGTCGGCGGCGGCCTGCAGGTCGCGCTCGGCGCGGACTACGGCACCGAGAAGTACTGGACCTCCCGCGACGGTGTCCGGTTCACGCCGACCGATCCGCCGTGCCCCGGGGGAACGGTCGCGTCGCTCGCCGGGGTCCGGGAACGGCAGGTCGTGGCGCTGTGCAGCAGCAGTCCCGGCTCGCCGCAGCCCGGTTCGACCGAGCGGGAGCTGCGGCACGCGCCGCGGCTCGGCGGGGTGTTCGGCGGGAGTGACGCGGCGCCGTTCGCCGGCATCAACCAGGGTTTCGACGCGGCCTCGCCGGCGTCCGCGACGGTCGCGGCCGTGGGCGGCGGCGTCGGCTTCCTGCACCACACCGCCGACGGCGGGCGCACCTGGACGACGACCGAGCTGCCCGAACGCGGCTTCGCGCTGACCGATCTCGGCTTCCCCGGCGCCGGCACCGGAGTGGTCGTCGACGGCCAGCCGGACGCCTATGGCGGCTCCGCCGTGTACCGGACCACGAACGGGGGACGTAGCTGGCAGGAACTCCGGTTTGGGTAG
- a CDS encoding SAM-dependent methyltransferase, translated as MTPGDLRSGTEGGAASLDFSKASLARLSDALLGGHDHYEVDREAMRRLLAIAPGARAMAKEHRDWLVRAVRFLAGKRGIDQFLDLGSGMPTAENTHEVAQRYNPDAQVVYVDNDPVVQVHGRALLEENYLTHVTGADLTRPAETLADEVVTEYLDFSRPVALILTSIVHHIDDFERAKRIVAAYVDALAPGSFLLLTHHFDPEEDSPRQELARLLETSFQGTGLGSVHRTREQIAAFFEGTELLRPGLVYLHEWWPDGPRLHPLSELNFLTLGGVARKP; from the coding sequence ATGACGCCTGGCGACCTGCGGTCCGGAACCGAAGGGGGCGCGGCCTCCCTCGATTTCAGCAAGGCGAGCCTGGCCAGGTTGTCCGACGCGCTCCTCGGCGGGCACGACCACTACGAGGTCGACCGCGAAGCGATGCGGCGGCTGCTGGCCATCGCGCCGGGTGCCCGCGCGATGGCGAAGGAACACCGCGACTGGCTGGTGCGCGCGGTGCGGTTCCTCGCCGGCAAACGCGGCATCGACCAGTTCCTCGACCTCGGGTCCGGCATGCCGACCGCGGAAAACACCCACGAAGTGGCGCAGCGGTACAACCCGGACGCGCAGGTCGTGTACGTCGACAACGACCCGGTCGTGCAGGTGCACGGCCGGGCACTGCTCGAAGAGAACTACCTGACCCACGTGACGGGCGCCGACCTGACGCGGCCGGCCGAGACCCTGGCCGACGAGGTCGTCACGGAGTACCTCGACTTCAGCCGGCCGGTGGCGCTGATCCTGACGTCGATCGTCCACCACATCGACGACTTCGAGCGGGCGAAGAGGATCGTCGCGGCGTACGTCGACGCGCTCGCGCCCGGGTCGTTCCTGCTGCTCACCCACCACTTCGACCCGGAAGAGGACTCCCCGCGCCAGGAGCTGGCGCGGTTGCTGGAGACCAGTTTCCAGGGCACCGGGCTGGGCAGCGTCCACCGCACGCGGGAGCAGATCGCGGCGTTCTTCGAAGGCACCGAACTCCTCCGGCCGGGCCTGGTCTACCTGCACGAATGGTGGCCCGACGGCCCCCGCCTGCACCCCCTGAGCGAGCTGAACTTCCTCACCCTGGGCGGAGTCGCCCGCAAGCCGTGA
- a CDS encoding aldo/keto reductase, with amino-acid sequence MTSVPVIELNNGVRMPQLGYGVFQVPDDETATAVKAALEGGYRSIDTAAVYGNEKGVGQAIAESGVARDELFVTTKLWNSAQGYDSTLKAFDTSMTKLGLEQLDLYLIHWPTPKRDKFLDTWKAFEKLYADGRVRAIGVSNFQPAHLERLLDAAEVAPAVNQVELHPYLQQPELREFDAKHGIATEAWSPLAKGGSLLGDPVIADLAVKHGRTPAQIVLRWHLQLGNVVIPKSVTPSRIEENFDLFGFTLAEEELESLTPLDRGERTGPDPDTFNAA; translated from the coding sequence GTGACCAGCGTGCCCGTCATCGAACTGAACAACGGCGTGCGGATGCCGCAACTCGGCTACGGCGTGTTCCAGGTCCCGGACGACGAGACCGCCACCGCCGTGAAAGCCGCCCTCGAAGGGGGCTACCGCAGCATCGACACCGCCGCCGTCTACGGCAACGAGAAGGGCGTCGGCCAGGCCATCGCCGAGTCCGGCGTCGCCCGTGACGAGCTGTTCGTCACCACCAAGCTGTGGAACTCCGCCCAGGGCTACGACTCGACGCTCAAGGCGTTCGACACGAGCATGACCAAGCTCGGCCTGGAGCAGCTGGACCTCTACCTGATCCACTGGCCGACGCCGAAGCGCGACAAGTTCCTCGACACCTGGAAGGCGTTCGAGAAGCTTTACGCCGACGGCCGGGTCCGCGCGATCGGCGTGTCCAACTTCCAGCCCGCGCACCTCGAGCGCCTGCTGGACGCGGCCGAGGTCGCCCCGGCGGTCAACCAGGTCGAACTGCACCCGTACCTGCAGCAACCGGAACTCCGCGAGTTCGACGCGAAGCACGGCATCGCGACGGAGGCGTGGAGCCCGCTCGCCAAGGGCGGCAGCCTGCTCGGCGACCCGGTGATCGCGGACCTCGCGGTGAAGCACGGCCGCACACCCGCGCAGATCGTGCTGCGCTGGCACCTGCAGCTCGGCAACGTCGTGATCCCCAAGTCGGTGACGCCGTCCCGGATCGAGGAGAACTTCGACCTGTTCGGGTTCACCCTCGCGGAGGAGGAGCTGGAGTCGCTGACGCCGCTGGACCGCGGCGAGCGCACCGGTCCGGACCCGGACACCTTCAACGCCGCCTGA
- a CDS encoding inositol-3-phosphate synthase, whose product MGKIGVWLVGARGSVATTAIAGAAAMRAGLAARTGCVTELPDFAGADLPGLEDLVFGGHDVVDTPLLKRAEQLAAAGVLPSTLPGAVAGELDAAEARLRPAPAGGGRAAIDRIVADLTAFRAGLDHVVVVNVSSTEPPCAPHPAHESLAALEDALDTLPPSALYAYAAFRAGCGFVDFTPSTGARLPALDELARTAGLPYAGRDGKTGETLLRSVLAPMFAQRGLNVLSWSGTNLLGGGDGATLADPGAASSKNASKQQVLSQNLGREVDGDVHIDYVPALGDWKTAWDHVLFEGFLGTRMTLQLTWQGCDSALAAPLVLDLARLTGKACRDGVAGPVAEFGFFFKDPAGDGPHDLASQYAALREWAHR is encoded by the coding sequence ATGGGGAAGATCGGTGTCTGGCTGGTCGGCGCCCGCGGGTCGGTGGCCACGACGGCCATCGCCGGGGCCGCCGCCATGCGTGCGGGACTGGCCGCGCGCACGGGGTGCGTGACCGAGCTGCCGGACTTCGCCGGGGCTGACCTGCCCGGCCTGGAAGATCTGGTCTTCGGGGGGCACGACGTGGTGGACACGCCGCTGCTCAAGCGGGCCGAGCAACTGGCCGCGGCCGGCGTGCTGCCGTCGACGCTGCCCGGCGCGGTGGCGGGCGAGCTGGACGCGGCCGAGGCCCGGCTGCGTCCGGCGCCTGCCGGGGGCGGCCGGGCGGCGATCGACCGGATCGTCGCGGACCTGACCGCCTTCCGGGCGGGGCTCGACCACGTTGTCGTCGTCAACGTCTCCTCCACCGAGCCGCCGTGCGCGCCGCACCCGGCGCACGAGTCCCTCGCCGCGCTGGAGGATGCGCTGGACACCTTGCCGCCGAGCGCGCTGTACGCCTACGCCGCGTTCCGCGCGGGTTGTGGCTTTGTCGACTTCACGCCCTCGACCGGTGCGCGGCTGCCCGCGCTCGACGAGCTGGCCCGCACCGCGGGGCTGCCGTACGCGGGCCGGGACGGCAAGACCGGCGAGACGCTGCTGCGGTCGGTGCTCGCGCCGATGTTCGCCCAGCGGGGGCTGAACGTCCTGTCCTGGTCCGGCACGAACCTGCTCGGCGGCGGCGACGGCGCGACGCTGGCCGACCCCGGCGCGGCGTCGAGCAAGAACGCCTCCAAGCAGCAGGTGCTTTCGCAGAACCTCGGGCGTGAGGTCGACGGCGACGTGCACATCGACTACGTGCCCGCCCTCGGCGACTGGAAGACCGCCTGGGACCACGTGCTGTTCGAGGGCTTCCTCGGCACGCGGATGACGCTCCAGCTGACCTGGCAGGGCTGCGACTCCGCGCTCGCCGCGCCGCTGGTGCTCGACCTCGCCCGGCTGACCGGCAAGGCCTGCCGCGACGGCGTCGCCGGTCCGGTGGCCGAGTTCGGGTTCTTCTTCAAGGACCCCGCCGGCGACGGGCCACACGACCTCGCGTCGCAGTACGCGGCCCTGCGTGAGTGGGCGCACCGGTGA
- a CDS encoding SCO3242 family prenyltransferase, producing MKALVELVRAPAALTVPGDAVAGAAASGWPFGRRTLALTGASVCIYWAGMALNDYADRHLDAIERPERPIPSGRVKPATALGVATGLTAGGLGIAAAAGGRRALRVALPLAATVWAYDFVLKETVFGPAAMAAARTLDVLLGAGGARAAVPAALTVGAHTYAVTTLSRSEVDGAKPSLPAATLAATAGVGVAAGRGGLLSSALLGTYAVTTGGAQYDAVRDPAAPKIRRAVGAGIHGMIPLQAGLIARTGAWRSALAVAAAFPIARALSRKVSPT from the coding sequence GTGAAGGCGCTCGTCGAACTCGTCCGCGCGCCCGCCGCGCTGACCGTGCCCGGCGACGCCGTCGCCGGGGCCGCCGCCTCGGGCTGGCCGTTCGGCCGCCGCACCCTGGCCCTGACCGGCGCGTCCGTCTGCATCTACTGGGCAGGCATGGCACTCAACGACTACGCCGACCGCCACCTCGACGCGATCGAACGGCCGGAGCGGCCGATCCCGTCGGGCCGGGTCAAGCCGGCGACCGCGCTCGGTGTCGCCACCGGGCTCACCGCGGGCGGGCTGGGCATCGCCGCGGCCGCCGGGGGACGGCGGGCGCTGCGCGTCGCCCTGCCCCTGGCCGCGACCGTCTGGGCGTACGACTTCGTGCTCAAGGAGACCGTGTTCGGGCCGGCCGCGATGGCCGCGGCGCGGACCCTCGACGTCCTGCTCGGGGCGGGCGGTGCTCGGGCGGCGGTGCCGGCGGCCCTGACCGTCGGGGCGCACACCTACGCCGTGACAACGCTGTCACGGTCCGAAGTGGACGGTGCGAAGCCGTCGCTGCCCGCGGCGACCCTGGCCGCGACGGCCGGCGTCGGCGTCGCCGCCGGCCGGGGCGGCCTGCTGTCCTCGGCGTTGCTCGGGACGTACGCCGTGACCACCGGCGGGGCGCAGTACGACGCCGTCCGCGACCCCGCCGCGCCGAAGATCCGCCGTGCGGTGGGCGCCGGCATCCACGGCATGATCCCGTTGCAGGCCGGGCTGATCGCGCGGACCGGCGCGTGGCGCTCGGCGCTGGCCGTGGCCGCCGCGTTCCCCATCGCGCGGGCGCTGAGCCGGAAGGTGTCGCCGACATGA
- a CDS encoding sugar phosphate isomerase/epimerase family protein, with amino-acid sequence MRFGYGTNGFANHRLGDALRVLADLGYDGVALTLDHQHLDPFAPDLARRVAALAGELDRLGLAVVIETGARFLLDPWRKHSPTFLDPGRVRRIEFLTRAVEIAADLGAEAVSFWSGNRPGDLSTEDAWDHLVAGCADVLEAADEHDVKLGFEPEPGMLVEDLDGYFELARRLGDPERFGLTLDIGHCRCNESASVPDCVRRALPRLVNVQIDDMRRGTHEHLEFGAGEIEFPPVLAALAPYTGLVAVELPRDSHAAPRIARESLEFLRKAVIA; translated from the coding sequence ATGAGGTTCGGATACGGCACCAACGGCTTCGCCAACCACCGCCTCGGTGACGCGTTGCGCGTCCTCGCCGACCTGGGCTACGACGGCGTCGCCCTGACGCTGGACCACCAGCACCTCGACCCGTTCGCGCCGGACCTCGCCCGCCGCGTCGCGGCACTGGCCGGGGAACTGGACCGGCTGGGCCTCGCCGTCGTGATCGAGACGGGCGCGCGGTTCCTGCTGGACCCGTGGCGCAAGCACTCGCCGACGTTCCTCGACCCCGGCCGCGTGCGCCGGATCGAGTTCCTCACCCGGGCGGTCGAGATCGCCGCCGATCTCGGGGCGGAGGCGGTGTCATTCTGGAGCGGCAACAGACCCGGTGATCTGTCCACAGAGGACGCGTGGGATCACCTGGTCGCCGGCTGCGCGGACGTGCTCGAGGCGGCCGACGAGCACGACGTCAAGCTGGGCTTCGAGCCCGAACCGGGCATGCTCGTCGAAGACCTCGACGGCTACTTCGAGCTGGCGCGCCGGCTCGGTGACCCGGAGCGGTTCGGGCTGACGCTGGACATCGGGCACTGCCGGTGCAACGAGTCGGCGTCCGTGCCCGACTGCGTCCGGCGGGCCCTGCCGCGGCTGGTGAACGTCCAGATCGACGACATGCGCCGTGGCACGCACGAGCACCTCGAATTCGGCGCCGGAGAAATCGAATTCCCGCCGGTGCTGGCGGCTCTGGCGCCCTACACCGGGCTGGTCGCGGTGGAACTGCCCCGGGACAGCCACGCGGCCCCGCGGATCGCCCGCGAGTCGCTGGAATTCCTGCGCAAGGCGGTGATCGCGTGA
- a CDS encoding EboA domain-containing protein has translation MNGWLEKALRDAAADATALRTLFPAVGRRCGRGPSDVPGRTVDDVARVRLLEAAPGAAAEMPDLYRYGDAAEKRAVLYGLSAVDVGDTGIELVADALRTNDTRLVTAAMGEYAATHLDDAAYRHGVLKCVFMGIPLARVAGLDRRADDELRRMLRSFAAERTAAGREVPADLLPLAEQDS, from the coding sequence GTGAACGGCTGGCTGGAAAAGGCACTGCGCGACGCCGCCGCCGACGCGACGGCGTTGCGCACGCTGTTCCCGGCCGTCGGCCGCCGCTGCGGCCGCGGTCCGTCGGACGTCCCGGGCCGGACGGTCGACGACGTGGCCCGCGTCCGCCTGCTCGAAGCCGCGCCGGGCGCGGCCGCGGAAATGCCCGATCTCTACCGCTACGGCGACGCCGCGGAGAAGCGCGCAGTCCTCTACGGACTGTCTGCTGTGGACGTCGGAGACACCGGAATCGAGCTGGTCGCGGACGCCTTGCGGACCAACGACACCCGGCTCGTCACCGCGGCGATGGGCGAGTACGCCGCCACGCACCTCGACGACGCCGCGTACCGCCACGGCGTCCTCAAGTGCGTCTTCATGGGCATCCCGCTGGCCCGCGTGGCCGGGCTCGACCGCCGGGCCGACGACGAGCTGCGGCGGATGCTGCGGTCGTTCGCCGCCGAGCGCACCGCCGCGGGCCGCGAAGTGCCCGCCGACCTCCTCCCGCTGGCAGAACAGGACTCCTGA
- a CDS encoding TatD family hydrolase — translation MRIFDPHIHMSSRTTDDYAAMHAAGVRALVEPAFWLGQPRTSVGSFTDYFDALVGWEPFRASQFGIAHHCTIALNPKEANDPRCFPVLELLPRYLEKDGVVAVGEIGYDSMTAEEDKAFAAQLALAIDHDLPALVHTPHRDKAAGTERSIAVVRESGIAPERVVLDHLNEVTVRMVKESGCWLGFSIYPDTKMDEDRMVAILREYGPERVLVNSAADWGKSDPLKTRKTGDAMLAAGFTEDDVDRVLWRNPVEFYGQSGRLSLESGSAPAEFAGNSILRGARK, via the coding sequence ATGCGCATCTTCGATCCCCACATCCACATGAGCTCCCGCACCACCGACGACTACGCGGCGATGCACGCCGCCGGGGTCCGTGCGCTCGTCGAGCCGGCGTTCTGGCTGGGCCAGCCCCGCACGAGCGTCGGCAGCTTCACCGACTACTTCGACGCCCTGGTCGGCTGGGAGCCGTTCCGCGCGAGCCAGTTCGGCATCGCCCACCACTGCACGATCGCGCTCAACCCCAAGGAGGCCAACGACCCGCGCTGCTTCCCGGTCCTCGAGCTCCTGCCGCGTTACCTGGAGAAGGACGGCGTGGTCGCGGTCGGCGAGATCGGCTACGACTCGATGACGGCGGAAGAGGACAAGGCGTTCGCCGCGCAGCTCGCCCTGGCGATCGACCACGACCTGCCCGCGCTGGTGCACACCCCGCACCGCGACAAGGCCGCGGGGACCGAGCGCAGCATCGCCGTCGTCCGCGAGTCGGGGATCGCGCCGGAGCGCGTGGTGCTCGACCACCTCAACGAAGTGACCGTGCGCATGGTCAAGGAGTCCGGCTGCTGGCTGGGGTTCTCCATCTACCCGGACACGAAGATGGACGAAGACCGGATGGTCGCGATCCTGCGTGAATACGGCCCGGAGCGGGTGCTGGTGAACTCGGCGGCCGACTGGGGCAAGAGCGACCCGCTCAAGACCCGCAAGACTGGCGACGCGATGCTCGCCGCCGGGTTCACCGAGGACGACGTCGACCGGGTGCTGTGGCGCAACCCCGTCGAGTTCTACGGCCAGAGCGGGCGGCTCTCGCTGGAATCGGGCTCCGCGCCCGCCGAGTTCGCGGGCAACTCGATCCTGCGAGGGGCGCGCAAGTGA
- the eboE gene encoding metabolite traffic protein EboE, translating to MRFRHRDGSLVHLAYCTNVHQAEDLDGVLAQLARFGEPVRERLGVDRLGLGLWLARPVASELAADPAAVGRLRRELTARGLEVVTFNGFPYQGFHDPVVKHKVYRPDWATPERTRYTLDLARLLGELMPDDAVRGSVSTLPLGWRTEWRGDDGQLEVLAKGLAAQDRPVRVAFEPEPGCVIETTAQAASLLSEVDKDWLGVCLDTCHLAVGFEEPAAALGRLEAAGLDVVKLQASAALEAANPADPATRRVLESFVEPRFLHQSNEGAPPGADDLDLALAGGLPGESPWRVHFHVPLHADPAPPLTSTRPVLAGTLAELFGGARARTDHVEVETYTWQVLPDAPADDAGLVAGIAAELDWTRRELITLGLEEVSNE from the coding sequence GTGAGGTTCCGGCACCGCGACGGCTCGCTCGTCCATCTCGCCTACTGCACCAACGTGCACCAGGCCGAGGACCTCGACGGCGTGCTCGCCCAGCTGGCCCGCTTCGGCGAGCCGGTCCGGGAGCGCCTCGGCGTGGACCGGCTCGGGCTCGGCCTGTGGCTGGCCCGGCCGGTCGCGAGCGAGCTGGCCGCCGACCCGGCCGCGGTCGGCAGGCTCCGCCGTGAACTCACCGCGCGCGGCCTGGAGGTCGTGACGTTCAACGGGTTTCCGTACCAGGGCTTCCACGACCCGGTCGTCAAGCACAAGGTGTACCGGCCGGACTGGGCCACGCCCGAGCGGACGCGCTACACGCTGGACCTGGCGCGGCTGCTCGGCGAGCTGATGCCGGACGACGCCGTGCGCGGCAGCGTCTCGACCCTGCCGCTCGGCTGGCGCACGGAATGGCGGGGCGACGACGGGCAGCTCGAGGTGCTCGCCAAGGGGCTGGCGGCGCAGGACCGTCCGGTGCGCGTGGCGTTCGAACCGGAGCCGGGGTGCGTGATCGAGACGACCGCGCAGGCGGCGTCACTGCTGTCCGAAGTGGACAAGGACTGGCTGGGCGTCTGCCTGGACACGTGCCACCTCGCGGTCGGGTTCGAGGAGCCGGCGGCCGCTTTGGGCCGGCTCGAAGCCGCCGGGCTGGACGTCGTGAAGCTCCAGGCGTCGGCCGCGCTGGAAGCGGCGAACCCGGCGGATCCGGCGACGCGGCGAGTGCTTGAGTCCTTTGTGGAGCCGCGGTTCCTGCACCAGAGCAACGAAGGCGCGCCACCCGGCGCCGACGACCTCGATCTGGCGCTGGCCGGTGGCCTGCCGGGCGAGTCTCCGTGGCGCGTGCACTTTCACGTGCCGCTGCACGCCGACCCGGCGCCGCCACTGACGTCGACCCGGCCGGTGCTGGCCGGCACCCTCGCCGAGCTGTTCGGCGGGGCGAGGGCGCGCACCGACCACGTCGAGGTCGAGACCTACACCTGGCAGGTGCTCCCGGACGCACCCGCTGACGACGCCGGGCTGGTCGCGGGCATCGCGGCCGAGCTGGACTGGACCCGGCGGGAACTGATCACCCTTGGCCTGGAAGAGGTTTCCAATGAGTGA
- a CDS encoding alkaline phosphatase family protein, with translation MSLLVLDVVGLTPRLLPHMPNLRKMAEPGFTAQLDTVFPAVTCSVQSTFLTGLTPAEHGIVGNGWYFRDLGEVFLWRQHNKLVQGDKFWDAARRAQPGHKVANVCWWYAMGADTDLTVTPRPIYHADGKKSPDAYTHPPQLHDRLVGDLGEFPLFIYWGPTASITSSQWIIAAARKIMSEDKPDTTLVYLPHLDYDLQRFGPDAPQAAAAAREIDTALKPLLEQAAAGGHTVVALSEYGITDASRPVDVNRALRRAGLLNVYVQAGMEYLDPWTSRAFAVADHQVAHVYVADPADIPRVRGIVAGLSGVDVVLDRSGQAGLGIDHERAGELVAIAEPDAWFTYYYWLSDDRAPDFAKTVEIHRKPGYDPAELFFDPNDPMVKLKAASALARKKLGLRYSMQVVPLDPAPVRGSHGRLPDSPDDGPVLLCSDPALAREKIHATEVKTLLLAAAGLK, from the coding sequence ATGAGTTTGCTGGTCCTCGACGTCGTCGGGCTGACCCCGCGGCTGCTGCCGCACATGCCCAACCTGCGCAAGATGGCCGAACCCGGCTTCACCGCGCAGCTGGACACCGTGTTCCCGGCGGTCACCTGCTCGGTGCAGTCGACGTTCCTGACCGGGCTGACCCCGGCGGAGCACGGGATCGTCGGCAACGGCTGGTACTTCCGCGATCTCGGCGAGGTGTTCCTCTGGCGCCAGCACAACAAACTGGTCCAGGGTGACAAGTTCTGGGACGCGGCCCGCCGGGCGCAGCCGGGGCACAAGGTCGCCAACGTCTGCTGGTGGTACGCGATGGGCGCGGACACCGACCTGACGGTGACCCCGCGGCCGATCTACCACGCCGACGGCAAGAAGTCCCCGGACGCCTACACCCACCCGCCGCAGCTGCACGACCGGCTGGTCGGCGACCTCGGCGAGTTCCCGCTGTTCATCTACTGGGGCCCGACGGCGTCGATCACCTCGTCGCAGTGGATCATCGCCGCGGCGCGGAAGATCATGAGCGAGGACAAGCCGGACACCACGCTCGTCTACCTCCCGCACCTGGACTACGACCTGCAGCGCTTCGGCCCGGACGCGCCCCAGGCCGCGGCGGCCGCGCGGGAGATCGACACCGCGCTGAAGCCGCTGCTGGAGCAAGCGGCCGCGGGTGGCCACACCGTCGTCGCGCTCTCGGAGTACGGCATCACCGACGCGAGCCGGCCGGTCGACGTCAACCGGGCGCTGCGGCGCGCGGGCCTGCTGAACGTGTACGTCCAGGCGGGCATGGAGTACCTGGACCCCTGGACGTCGCGGGCGTTCGCGGTGGCCGACCACCAGGTCGCGCACGTCTACGTCGCCGACCCGGCGGACATCCCGCGGGTGCGCGGCATCGTGGCCGGACTGTCCGGAGTGGACGTCGTCCTCGACCGCTCCGGACAGGCCGGGCTCGGCATCGATCACGAACGGGCCGGTGAGCTGGTGGCGATCGCCGAGCCGGACGCGTGGTTCACCTACTACTACTGGCTGAGCGACGACCGCGCGCCGGACTTCGCGAAGACCGTCGAGATCCACCGCAAGCCCGGCTACGACCCGGCCGAGCTGTTCTTCGATCCGAACGACCCGATGGTGAAGCTGAAGGCGGCGTCGGCGCTGGCGCGCAAGAAGCTCGGCCTGCGGTACTCGATGCAGGTCGTCCCGCTCGACCCGGCGCCGGTGCGCGGCAGCCACGGCCGCCTGCCCGACTCGCCCGACGACGGCCCGGTGCTGCTTTGCTCGGACCCGGCCCTGGCCCGCGAAAAGATCCACGCGACCGAGGTCAAGACCCTGCTCCTGGCCGCCGCCGGGCTCAAGTAA
- the xylA gene encoding xylose isomerase: MSDYAPQPADKFTFGLWTVGWPANDPFGVATRAPLDPVESVHRLAELGAYGVTFHDDDLLATEPDRDKAIERFRKALAETGLKVPMATTNLFTHPVFKDGGLTSNDRDVRRYALRKVRRNLDLAAELGAETYVVWGGREGAESDAAKDVRAALDRYKEGLDLLADYVVEKGYSLRFALEPKPNEPRGDILLPTIGHALGFISQLARPEMFGLNPEVGHEQMAGLNFVHGISQALWQGKLFHIDLNGQHGPKFDQDLIFGHGDLKSAFFLVDLLENAGYEGPRHFDYKPLRTEDAEDVWVSAAANMRTYLILKEKSAAFRADPEVVEALAASRVTDLSTPTLAPGESFDDVLKDDFDLDAAAARGYHFTRLNQLALEHLLGVR; the protein is encoded by the coding sequence ATGAGCGACTACGCTCCCCAGCCGGCCGACAAGTTCACCTTCGGCCTCTGGACCGTGGGCTGGCCGGCGAACGACCCGTTCGGGGTCGCGACGCGGGCGCCGCTGGACCCGGTGGAGAGCGTGCACCGGCTCGCGGAGCTGGGCGCCTACGGCGTGACCTTCCACGACGACGACCTCCTGGCCACCGAGCCGGACCGCGACAAGGCGATCGAGCGGTTCCGCAAGGCGCTCGCCGAGACCGGCCTCAAGGTCCCGATGGCGACGACCAACCTGTTCACCCACCCGGTGTTCAAGGACGGCGGCCTGACCAGCAACGACCGCGACGTCCGCCGGTACGCGCTGCGGAAGGTGCGCCGCAACCTCGACCTCGCGGCCGAGCTGGGCGCGGAGACCTACGTCGTTTGGGGCGGCCGCGAAGGCGCCGAGTCCGACGCCGCGAAGGACGTCCGCGCGGCGCTGGACCGCTACAAGGAGGGCCTCGACCTGCTCGCGGACTACGTCGTCGAGAAGGGCTACTCGCTGCGGTTCGCGCTGGAGCCCAAGCCGAACGAGCCGCGCGGCGACATCCTGCTGCCGACGATCGGGCACGCGCTGGGCTTCATCTCGCAGCTCGCGCGGCCGGAGATGTTCGGGCTCAACCCGGAGGTCGGGCACGAGCAGATGGCCGGGCTGAACTTCGTGCACGGCATCTCGCAGGCGCTGTGGCAGGGCAAGCTGTTCCACATCGACCTCAACGGCCAGCACGGCCCGAAGTTCGACCAGGACCTGATCTTCGGCCACGGCGACCTCAAGAGCGCGTTCTTCCTGGTCGACCTGCTGGAAAACGCCGGCTACGAGGGCCCGCGGCACTTCGACTACAAGCCGTTGCGCACCGAGGACGCCGAGGACGTCTGGGTGTCGGCCGCGGCGAACATGCGGACGTACCTGATCCTCAAGGAGAAGTCGGCGGCGTTCCGGGCCGACCCCGAGGTCGTCGAGGCGCTGGCGGCGTCGCGCGTCACGGACCTCTCGACGCCGACCCTGGCGCCGGGCGAGTCGTTCGACGACGTCCTGAAGGACGACTTCGACCTCGACGCGGCGGCCGCGCGCGGCTACCACTTCACCCGCCTGAACCAGCTGGCCCTGGAGCACCTGCTCGGCGTCCGCTGA